A window of Phycisphaerales bacterium contains these coding sequences:
- a CDS encoding universal stress protein, which translates to MADSASLRILVGVDDSDSARAAMAHVAAVFPGANKPQLTLLHVLVQAIPPSIEFVDPSMIWDGAGLPPALATETAEQIASQKEAARQRVQRLFDEIVPGNWPADRLEVLVVEGGFTRAAIAEIITYQAKQSSADVVVVGRTRHGALHEALIKSTGERLVHACKATAVWVVSV; encoded by the coding sequence ATGGCCGACTCTGCTTCACTTCGCATTCTCGTTGGAGTTGACGATTCGGATTCGGCCCGCGCGGCCATGGCGCACGTGGCTGCGGTGTTTCCGGGCGCGAATAAGCCGCAACTGACATTGCTGCACGTGCTCGTGCAGGCGATTCCGCCGAGCATCGAGTTTGTGGATCCCTCGATGATCTGGGACGGCGCTGGCCTTCCGCCGGCTCTGGCCACCGAAACCGCCGAGCAGATCGCCTCGCAGAAAGAGGCGGCGCGCCAGCGCGTGCAGCGACTCTTCGACGAAATCGTGCCGGGCAACTGGCCGGCTGACCGGCTTGAGGTGCTTGTCGTTGAAGGCGGCTTCACGCGCGCCGCGATCGCCGAGATCATCACCTACCAGGCCAAACAGAGCAGCGCCGACGTCGTCGTCGTCGGCCGCACCAGGCACGGCGCCCTGCACGAAGCGCTGATCAAGTCAACCGGAGAGCGGTTGGTCCACGCGTGCAAGGCCACGGCGGTGTGGGTCGTCAGCGTCTGA